One stretch of Campylobacterota bacterium DNA includes these proteins:
- the mqnP gene encoding menaquinone biosynthesis prenyltransferase MqnP: MKRLAKKLQDFNELVMFQHTVFSLPFIFIAMIVAAEGWFGSSLLLLGALAAISARNAAMGFNRYVDRVYDAHNPRTAGRPSVDGRLKPASIAIFTAVNAVAFMAVAYFINDLAFALSGPILLVLLSYSYFKRFSALAHIVLGISLGLAPIAGAVAVLGSVPVWSVWLSVGVVFWVAGFDLLYSLQDMEFDRERGLHSIPSKFGSAATLKISALFHILAVVFWAFFVQEAALGYFAIAAVLFSAAMLGYEHYLVRRDFTQIDRAFFTVNGYLGFVFIGLIILDKVAA, translated from the coding sequence GTGAAGCGACTGGCGAAAAAACTGCAGGATTTCAACGAACTGGTGATGTTTCAGCACACCGTTTTTTCGCTTCCGTTCATCTTTATCGCGATGATCGTTGCGGCGGAGGGGTGGTTCGGATCCTCACTGCTCCTCCTCGGCGCGTTGGCCGCGATCAGTGCGCGCAACGCGGCGATGGGGTTCAACCGTTACGTCGACCGTGTTTACGACGCACACAATCCTCGTACGGCCGGGCGTCCGAGTGTCGACGGCCGGCTCAAACCCGCTTCCATCGCAATCTTTACGGCGGTGAATGCGGTTGCCTTTATGGCGGTTGCCTATTTTATCAACGACCTGGCATTCGCGCTGAGCGGTCCGATCCTTCTGGTACTGCTGAGTTATTCGTATTTCAAACGCTTCAGCGCGCTGGCCCATATCGTTTTGGGGATATCGCTCGGACTGGCTCCCATTGCGGGGGCGGTCGCGGTGCTGGGGAGTGTTCCGGTATGGTCGGTATGGCTGAGCGTCGGGGTCGTTTTCTGGGTTGCGGGATTCGATCTGCTCTACTCGCTGCAGGATATGGAATTCGACCGCGAACGGGGACTGCACTCCATCCCCTCGAAATTCGGCAGTGCCGCCACGCTCAAAATTTCGGCCCTGTTTCACATTCTCGCCGTCGTGTTCTGGGCGTTTTTCGTCCAGGAAGCGGCGCTGGGGTATTTTGCGATCGCGGCGGTCCTGTTTTCGGCCGCAATGCTGGGCTACGAACACTACCTCGTGCGGCGTGATTTTACCCAGATCGACCGCGCGTTTTTTACGGTCAACGGGTATTTGGGGTTCGTATTTATCGGACTGATCATCTTGGATAAGGTTGCAGCATGA
- the miaA gene encoding tRNA (adenosine(37)-N6)-dimethylallyltransferase MiaA translates to MKQLAIIGSTASGKSDLALSLAEEYNAIILSIDSLSIYREIDIASAKPSPSELSRVPHFGIDRLAPDHNANVITFIDEYARAREYAQREEKHLVIVGGSSFYLKSMIEGLSELPSFTPETLNRAKELLSDQEGAYAMMQRIDPDSMAKIAPADAYRTEKMVLIHLQTGLPPSEWFALHPPRPVLTGCPVFELRIDRNVLRERIALRTEKMIRAGLVDEVAELERLYGRSPNSMKAIGIIEVLEYLDGESDLNELRERITTHTAQLAKRQQTFNAHQFTLHASGSAETLYGAAQAFLKG, encoded by the coding sequence ATGAAACAACTCGCAATCATCGGTTCTACCGCATCCGGCAAAAGTGACCTCGCACTTTCCCTCGCGGAAGAATACAATGCCATCATCCTCTCCATCGATTCGTTAAGCATCTACCGCGAAATCGACATCGCTTCGGCCAAGCCTTCCCCATCCGAGCTCTCTCGCGTTCCCCATTTCGGAATAGACCGCCTTGCACCGGATCATAACGCGAACGTTATAACCTTTATCGACGAATACGCCCGTGCACGCGAGTATGCTCAGCGCGAGGAAAAACACCTTGTTATCGTCGGCGGCAGCAGCTTTTATCTTAAAAGTATGATTGAGGGACTCTCCGAGCTTCCCTCTTTTACCCCCGAAACGCTGAACAGGGCAAAAGAACTCCTAAGTGACCAGGAGGGAGCGTACGCCATGATGCAGCGTATCGATCCCGATTCGATGGCAAAAATCGCCCCCGCCGATGCGTATCGGACCGAAAAGATGGTGTTGATTCACCTCCAAACCGGCCTTCCCCCTTCGGAGTGGTTCGCCCTGCACCCGCCGCGTCCGGTTCTCACCGGGTGCCCGGTATTTGAGCTGCGAATCGATCGAAACGTCTTACGGGAGAGAATTGCGCTTCGGACAGAGAAGATGATCCGGGCCGGTCTCGTCGACGAGGTGGCCGAGCTTGAACGCCTCTACGGCAGAAGCCCCAACAGTATGAAAGCGATCGGTATCATCGAAGTGCTCGAATACCTCGACGGCGAGTCCGATTTAAACGAACTGCGCGAACGGATAACAACCCATACGGCCCAGCTGGCCAAGCGGCAGCAGACCTTCAACGCCCACCAGTTCACGCTCCATGCCAGCGGAAGCGCGGAAACGCTTTACGGTGCCGCACAAGCATTTTTGAAAGGCTGA